A genomic segment from Nematostella vectensis chromosome 6, jaNemVect1.1, whole genome shotgun sequence encodes:
- the LOC116617812 gene encoding Golgi-associated plant pathogenesis-related protein 1, with product MKVHKLRSLFALCGIALLLAMSEGSSEFKDEILEWHNYYRKIHQVDDLTWSESLQNASQAYAEQLALEDKLGNDGSSNVIQWPGLPSNIGEKSVKFIYKEQAKYNYDSPGFSFSTGHFSLMVWNASRQLGGAWARNTTSGRSYVVFKYNPLGNSGGSSEYEKNVLRPVLPLCNATLDVPTTRMPCRWPSSSQALEAITAVRLMLLAVFVCLTVKNVL from the exons ATGAAGGTGCACAAACTCAGGTCTCTGTTCGCCTTGTGCGGCATAGCTTTGCTACTCGCAATGTCAGAAG gtTCCTCCGAATTCAAGGATGAAATCCTGGAATGGCACAATTACTACCGCAAAATACACCAG GTGGATGACCTGACGTGGTCTGAGTCGCTTCAGAACGCATCCCAGGCATACGCTGAGCAGCTGGCATTAGAGGATAAACTTGGCAATGACGGGTCATCTAACGTGATCCAGTGGCCCGGTCTACCGTCAAACATCGGAGAGAAGTCCGTAAAGTTCATCTATAAAGAGCAAGCCAAGTATAACTACGACAGCCCGGGCTTTTCCTTCTCTACTGGACACTTTTCCCTT ATGGTCTGGAACGCGTCGAGGCAGCTTGGAGGTGCTTGGGCAAGAAATACCACTTCCGGTAGAAGCTACGTCGTATTCAAGTACAATCCACTTGGCAACTCGGGAGGAAGTTCAGAGTACGAGAAGAACGTACTGCGCCCGGTCCTGCCCCTTTGCAATGCCACTCTGGACGTACCTACTACGCGAATGCCCTGCCGCTGGCCATCGTCATCGCAGGCGCTTGAAGCTATCACCGCTGTACGTTTGATGCTGCTTGCGGTTTTCGTGTGTCTCACTGTTAAAAATGTTCTGTGA
- the LOC5511501 gene encoding NADH-cytochrome b5 reductase 3, producing the protein MLQNSIVLGACPCVWVSCVLPRMPSKVRCSRSAGAMDAQTKPLIIGAGLALVVAAIGLVVLLTKGAKKSLVALNPEKKIPFKLVDKKIVSHDTRRFIFQLQSPDHILGLPVGNHMYLSATIDDKPVIRPYTPVTSDDEKGFFELVIKVYFKNVHPKFPEGGKMSQYLESLKIGDTVDIRGPAGKLIYKGRGTISIKESIRKPEQLRKAKFLGLIAGGTGITPMLQIIKAVLKDSGDHTTVSLIFANQTERDILVREELEFLASQNSDQFKLWYTLDRPPEDWAYSGGFIDEKMLREHMPPAGPDTQILMCGPPPMINFACIPNLKKLGFTADMYFPFG; encoded by the exons ATGCTTCAAAATTCGATTGTTTTGGGGGCATGTCCCTGTgtgtgggtttcctgtgttttacCCAGAATGCCAAGCAAAGTTCGGTGTTCTAGAAGCGCCGGCGCCATGGATGCCCAGACG aaacccttGATCATTGGTGCTGGCTTGGCACTAGTTGTCGCCGCTATTGGACTTGTGGTTCTCCTTACAAAAGGTGCCAAGAAATCTCTTGTTGCCCTGAACCCTGAAAAGAAGATCCCTTTTAAACTTGTGGATAAAAAG ATTGTTAGTCATGACACCAGGAGATTCATTTTCCAGCTCCAGTCCCCAGACCACATCCTTGGGTTGCCAGTTG GTAACCATATGTACCTTTCTGCTACCATTGATGACAAGCCCGTTATCAGGCCCTACACTCCTGTCACCTCCGATGATGAAAAAGGATTCTTTGAACTGGTGATTAAG GTATACTTCAAAAATGTGCATCCAAAGTTCCCAGAAGGGGGAAAGATGTCCCAGTATTTAGAGTCCTTGAAGATTGGGGATACAGTTGACATCCGAGGCCCGGCTGGCAAGCTGATCTACAAGGGAAGAG GGACCATCTCCATCAAAGAGTCTATAAGAAAGCCAGAACAGCTCCGTAAGGCCAAGTTTCTTGGACTGATAGCGGGTGGAACAGGCATCACCCCCATGCTACAGATCATAAAAGCTGTGTTAAAAGATTCCGGAGATCATACTACTGTATCTCTGATCTTTGCAAACCAG ACTGAGAGGGACATCCTTGTTAGGGAGGAGCTAGAGTTTCTTGCAAGTCAGAATAGCGACCAGTTCAAGCTCTGGTATACACTTGATCGACCACCCGAGG ACTGGGCGTACAGTGGTGGGTTCATTGACGAGAAGATGCTGAGGGAGCACATGCCGCCCGCTGGCCCTGACACTCAGATACTGATGTGTGGCCCGCCGCCGATGATCAATTTCGCTTGCATCCCCAACCTCAAGAAGTTGGGCTTCACTGCCGACATGTACTTCCCGTTTGGCTAG